The stretch of DNA ataagaccttacaaagtcatacaccagcaagactaaagccatcgtttaggcaacatctgtcgctactcctatctagtTGATGAAGGAATGATGATAGTCTggacctaataccaaacagacctcgcagccaaacctaacatctaagacctgaggtgttggggaacgtagcatgcaatttcaaaaaaaaaatcctacgatcacgcaagatctatctagaagatgcatagcaacgagaggggggggggggatatgccCGAAAATACCGAGAAAAGACCAGCTAAAAAAGGACTGGAATGTTCTCAAATCCGGGCAGGAAGCTTCGGAAAAACAGGTAGCAAAAGGAAAGTAGTACGCTTAGAAGGGTCGGGCGTTTGAACATACGCTCGAGTCTGGTGTGCGATGTATACGGTGAAGGAACCAAAGAGAGCAACTAACTGGAGGTCACCCCTTCTGGGGACGTCCAAGGATCATTTTTTATGGTCCGGAGCACGTCAAGTGGTGGGTTCAGCCAATGACACATGTCGAGTGATGGGTGCTTTCTTTGGATTTTATTTATTTATCTGTAAGCATTTTCAAGTTTTAGCTGAGTTTTTTTGGGTTTTGGGCCTTTTAGTCTTCGCCCGGTTTTCTCTAGGTTTTGGAGGGAAAAATGCCCGAAATCTTTTTAGCCAAAAAACAATTATGCTTCCATGAAAAGCACAAATTAACTTCTAATGAAGGAACATATTTGCTTCTGCGAGAAGCACAATTGTTTAGGTTAAGGGGAAAAAGAACCATGCTCCATGAGAAGCACCTATTTGCTTCTTATGGAGACATATATTTGCTTTTGCGAGGAAAATCTTATCTGAAAAAAGAATcacatatttgcttctcgtggaagcacatGTTTACTTTCACGAGAAGCATAAAAATATGGACTTCTACGAGAATCACAGACTTGATGTCATGGTGGTGCGAATTTACTTTCTCAAGAAACACAATATTATCATTTTTATTGTTTTTCGTTTCCGGTTTTTCTTTTGTTCTTGAAAAAAGTTTTTGAAAACCTAGTAGGATCTTGCTTCACAGATCTACGCTTGTGAACAGACATATTTTACCGGGAAAGCCCAAAATAAGGCTAGCCCATCAGAGCATCTACGGTGTAGTCTTTTTTCGCCTCTAAGCTTGCCTCTAAGGTCTTGGAGGCTGATGCTATGCATTGCAGTCCTCGCCTCTAACATAAAAATCGTTGATGTCGCCTCTAAGGTAAGAGACAACTACCCGTCAAAAAAAAGGTAAGAGGCAGCCTCCATTCACTTAAAAAATTCAAAAGAATCAACTCTTTGCATGGCTGGGTTCTCTCACGCATGTGAACAGCTCTAAACTCATGGAGGAATTACTTATTTACTTGTTGACTGGGACCTAGCTTAGACACTCCGTGATTTTCAGCTCAGCGCCTCAGCTTAGAGGCTTCACGTGGGTCCCAGCTTAGAGGCAGCATCGCCTCCAACACACTGCTGATGCCCTCAGTGACATGAATGAACGAGCTCTAAAAAAAAACTCTAGAGGCCCTTTACCAAAACGGgagcggaaagaaacaaacaatgtCGCCTTCTCTATTCGCGCCCGCGCTCTCATGGTCCTCCCTAAAACACGCCATGGTCATCGAGATGCCGCTTGTCCATTGCCACTGCCCCTCGTCCTTCCCACGCGCACGCCCATGCATGCGCATCTGGCCAATCCTATCCCCTAATTGGAAAAGTAAAATGCAGCAAAAACGATTAATCCACAGCGTTGCATGACATGCGCACCAGCTCCATGGGCACCTCGGTCGCGGTCACCCTCGCCTTCGCGGTCGTCCTCTTCCTTGCGCGGGCAACCCATGCCGAGATCAGGACAACGCTCATCGTGTCGGACGCGCGGCCCCTGATCCTCTTCGAGCAGTTTGGCTTCGCGCGAGGCGGCAAGGCCGCCCTCTCCATCCGCCGCTCGGCATGGAACCTCCGGCCAGGGTCACGCCTCAACGGAGTCGACCCCACCCTCATGGGATTCGTCCTCATCTCGGGAGCGCAGTTCCCGAAGATCAACAACGCGTCCCAgtacgccgccgccgaccccggaggCGGCAGCTTCTGCGTGCTCACGAGCGGGTTCGCTGTCCCGATGATCCGGCTGAGCGACGTGCCGCCTGGAGGCGCCACCAGCATCCTGAGCATCGACGACCCCGACGAGTACGCGGTGGTGTTCAACAACTGCCAGGAGGGCGCGGAGGTGACCATGGACGTGCGCACCGAGATGTACAACGTGCGGGGCGGCGTCCCCGACGGGCTGAGGGACTACCTCCCCGTGGGGCTCCAGCCGCTGCCCAACATCTACACCGTGGTGTCGGTGGTCTACTTCGTGTTCCTGGCGGTGTGGGTGTGGACGTGCCTGCGGAAGCGCGCGGCGGCGGAGCGGATCCACGTGGTGATGGGCGCGCTGCTGCTGTTCAAGGCGCTCAAGATGGCGTGCGCGGCGGAGGACACGTGGTACGTGGAGTCCACGGGCACGCCGCACGGCTGGGACGTCGCCTTCTACGTCTTCGGCTTCTTCAAGGGCGTCCTGCTCTTCACCGTCATCGTGCTCATCGGCACCGGCTGGTCCTTTCTCAAGCCCTACCTCCAGGTCACTGATTTTTGGAATTCAACACCGATCATCTTTTCAATTCTCAATCACGCAATGCAGCATCGTTCATCTTTGAAATCTGATGATTCGTGAATTGGCATGCAGGAGCGGGAGAAGAACGTGCTGATGATAGTGATCCCGCTGCAAGTGATCGAGAACCTGGTGCTGGTGGTGATCGGGGAGACAGGGCCGACGGGGCGGGACTGGGTGGTGTGGAACCACGTGTTCCTGCTGGTGGACGTCATCTGCTGCTGCGCCGTCTTCTTCCCCATCATCTGGTCCATCCGGGGCCTGCGCGAGGCCTCCAAGACCGACGGCAAGGCGGCGCGCAACCTCCACAAGCTCACCCTCTTCAAGCGCTTCTACATCGTCGTCGTCGGCTACCTCTACTTCACCCGGATCATCGTCTCCGCCTTCCTCGCCGTGCTCAACTACAAGTACCAGTGGGGCGTCAATGTCGCCGTCGAGGCCGCCAGCTTCGCCTTCTATGTCTTCGTCTTCTACAACTTCCATCCGGTGGAGAAGAACCCGTACCTGTACGttggcgacgacgaggaggagtccgCCAGTGGACAGCTCGAGATGGACGAGCGTGCTTTCTAAGCTTTAGttcatactgtagcagtactacGAAGCATGCACGTTTCCAAGTGTTGTACTATTAGCTAGCCTCCTGTATTGTATACAGTTAATCCGTTTCTTGCTCAGATGCTTGCGCATCATCATACATAATGCCGTCGTAGAGGCACATCTATTAGACCATatagagtaaatagcataaaactactagtttacagactagggttccaaaaaactaccactttttaatttttctcagaaaGCTACCAGTCGCGTGgttcgctgtttcaaaaaacccaaaacgCCCGTGACTAGCGATTTAACCGTTTTTCTGACCGCCCGGACCCACATGTCAAGCCACCTGGCCACGCGCGCTCACGGCGCGGCCATTGACGGCCGTTAGCCCGTGCGGTCCGGTCGGAACGAGAGGAGCTGGTCGGACCGCACTCTCTCTCAgtctccccctcctctcccctctcccccgcaGTGACCTAGgttggcgatggcggcggcgcagccAAATGCCGTCGGCGGCGAGCTATTGAGCCAAGGCGTCACCAGCCAGGAGGGCGGTGGACATCCAAAGGTGGCCCCAGGGCGAGGCAGCTCGAGCTTCCCGGCGCAGCGGTTGTAGCAGCCATCACCGCCTGCGGCTGAGGTCGATCCGGCGTGCTCAGATCCGGCAGTCCGCGCGGCTAGGGCAGTGGCGAAGTCCATCCACGCGGATCCAGAAGGCGGCCACACTTGAGCTTCATCCTTTGGTGGAGTGAGGTAAGAAATTTCTGGCACTTCATACTTTTAGTTCAAATTACAAATTTCTGGGTCCTTTAGTTCAAGTTAGAACTAGGGTTAGTAATTGTTTGTTCTTGGCATGATACATTGTTTTATTGGTTAAGTGAGTTCAGAAGAAAGTGCATTTGGTTAGTTCATTTGGTCAGTGCATTCACTGTAATTAGAAGAAAGTTCAGTAATGTTCAGTACATTTGGTCATTGTTTAAAGTTTTAGTGAGTTAAAAATTAATTGTTTGTCAATTTAATCCTACAGCTTAGATGATGAGATTTGGGACATGAGGCTACATTTTCAAGGAACAAATAACATGGAGAGAAAGTATTCAGTTTCTTCAGACATTAGTTATCTGACCATATTAGCATTGGCTGAGTTGGAGGGTTATGGAATGGATGCTTGTCTGACTTATGTAAAGGAAGAGGGAAAAGGCTTGGAGGGGGTGGAGGTCCTGGATAGTGAGGAGGCATTAGAGGACATGCTTGACTGGTTTGTTGATAAGAAGATCCTGAACATCACTGTCAGAAAGCCTACTAATCCAAGCCCGGCAGATGTTAACATGGATCACATCATGCTTGAGGAGCAGATCCCCATTGATCATGTTGGTGAACCTGTTGTTTATAGTGTTTCCCAACAAGGGGTCCTGTATCCACTCCCTAATGCAACTTTGGCAGCAGCAATCCGTAAGGAGCCCTATCTTAACACACAACAAAGTTGTAATTTTAACAAGAGGAAAAAtgttgtggaagaagaagaagatgtagaAGTAGAacatgatgaagatgaagatgaagatgagatGGACAAATCCTCTTCAGATTTTGAGTTTTTTAggggtgattacaaagggcagaatATATCATACAAGTCTTGGTGTAGGGGTGAAGATGAGGCAGGCACAGGGACAAGCCATAAGACTAGGGGAGAGGAAGAACCTACAGATCACTATTGTGGAGCAAACTCAGAACCTTCTGAGTTTTGGGAGGAAGACCAAATCCTTTCTGAACATGAAGAACCCTCAGTTGTACCAGAGAAAGGAGCAAAGAAGCTTAATCCTGTCAGAAATCCAGGCCCAACTAGCAAGTCACACAGTGAGCCTGAACACAACAAGTTTGAAGATTGGGTGCCTGAACCTGATGAATACTGCTTTCCAGGTGATTTTGGTCTtagtgatgaagaagaagttccAAGGTTGCCTTCTGGTAGGAAGAGAAGGTTGAAGAATAGGAAGGAGAGGAGGTGGTATGATCCATCAGTCCCTGATGCACATGAGCAGCTTGCATTGCATTTGTGCTTCCTAAATGTTGTGGAGTTCAGAGAAGCACTAAGAAATTTCCATGTCGGGACACTTAGGAATTTTGAGTATCACAAAAATGAACCAACTAGGGTTATTGCTTGGTGCTCTGATAGAAAGCAAGGTTGTCAGTTTTATATAGTGGCCTCTAGAATAGCAAATGAGTCTACTTTCAGCATCAAGAAGATGAATTTGGATCACACTTGTGGAGCAAGTGGAGAGAGCACCAAAGTTACAGTAAACTGGGTTGCCAAGGTTTGTGAGGATACCATTAGATCAAACCCTGGAGCTGGTGTTGAGACAATTATGTCATACACAAAGAAAACATTTGGTGTTCATGTGCCTAAAAGCTTGGCATATAGGGCAAGGAGGCAAGCAGTTGAAGTTGTGCAAGGAGATCACAGACTCCAATATCACAGACTAAGGGACTATCTACAGTGTGTGTTAGATACTAATCCAGGCAGTAGATGCATAGTGACAACCAAAGAGGACCTAGAAAATCCAGCTCCTACCCCTAGGTTCCACTACATGTTCTACTGCCTTTTTGCATGCAAAGAGGGCTTTCTCAATGGATGCAGGCCATTTATAGGTACCTGATCCTTACACATATATCTAAGATGGTTGCATTCATGTTATTTACAACTAATGTGATCATATTTTCAGGTTTAGATGGTTGCTTCATCAAGCTCAGCACTGGACAGCAAATATTGGCAACTACTGGCAGGGATGGGAACAACAACATCTTCCCCATTGCATTTGGTGTTGTTGACAAGGAAGACACAGACAGCTGGACATGGTTTCTCACACAGCTGAGAACTATTATTGGATGTGGGAACAAGTTTGGCAAATACACAATTATGTCTGACAGGCAAAAGGTATGTTGAATGCAATCAATGATGTATTCCCTAACTATCATACTTATCCATCATTCTAAGCCATCATTAATTTATAATTAACAGGGATTGTTGAATGCAATCAATGATGTATTCCCTGACTCCCCACAGAGGTTCTGTCTTAGACATATATATGCCAACTTTCAATCTGCTGGTTTTAGAGGGGAGGAACTCAAGAAACACTTAGATCAGGCTGCCTATTCCTTCACTAAGAGTGGTCGTGAAAAAGGGATGGAAAATTTGAAGAAAGAAAGTTTTGAAGCTTGGCAGTGGTTGTCACAGATACCACACCATACATGGGCAAGATATAAAATGGATACTGTTTGCAAAACTGACCTGGTTGTTAACAACCTTAGTGAAGTATTCAACAGAATGATATTGGATGTTAGGAACAAGCCAATCAGGACTATGCTGGAGGGCATAAGAACAAAGTTGATGATCAAGTTTCAGAAAACCAGAGAGAAAACAAAGTCATGTAGATGGGAGATTACACCAACCTACTCAGAAATTTTAGAAGAAGGCAAGAAGTGGGCTAAGTATTGTGATGCATACATGGCAGGTCCAGGCATCTGGCAGGTGACTAGTAGCTCTGAGAACACATATTGTGTTAACTAGAACAACCATAGATGTGACTGTAGGAGGTGGGACATGACTGCTGTGCCTTGCAGTCATTCCATTGCTGCAATGCAGAAAGTGAAGCTACATCCTAAAGACTTTgtcaatgacttcttcaaaaagccATGTACTGTGAAACATACAAGCATATAATTTTCCCAGTTCCAGGACCTGACCACTGGCCTCAAACACCTGGACATGACATATCTCCACTAGTGTTCAAAGAAAAGAAGGGCAAAAAGCAAACTGCCAGGAAGAAAGGTGTATTTGAGGTGCCAGCAAAAAAGGATACCTCAAGAATTGGTACTGTCACATGTAGCAACTTCAAGAAGCAAGGGCATAGGTTCAACAACTGTGGTGACCCTTTGAAGCCTAAGTTTCAGATGAGGATGAACAAGCACCAGGTCATTTGAGGTCATGTCTCATTTCATTGTCTCTTTTCATTGTTCATTTTCTTACAATGTTTCTTAATTGTGTAGGAAAATAGAGCAAATTACTCTCAAGCTGGTTCTTCTATGGCTACAAATGCTCAGAGGCCTCCAAGAGTACCTGCTGCTACTACACCTGAAGCAAGACCAGCTACAGCAAGAGCTACACCTTCTGCACCTTCACCAGCTCCAGTTGCTAATTCTAGGCCTAGGGCAAGAAAAAGGGCTGCTTCAACTATTCCAGCAGCTACAGCACAAGCACAACCAGCTAAGAGGACCAGATCATCTACTTCTTCTCCTGCTAAGAACACCAGATCATCTACATCTTCTCCAGCAAAGAACACCAGATCTTCAAGTGCCCAGAGAAGAACTTTCATTGCACCAAGGCAATCAAATTCAACTGTTGTCCAGGAGGGGTCAAAGAGGATCAGGAAGCCAAGTGGGAGGCTGAAAGACTATTTTTATGCAAGTGGTAACTAGCTCTTTGATTTGGTTAACTTGAGTTCATTTGGCATGGTTCTGTTTGTTGAACTACCTTGGTTTGTAACTTGAGCTCTTGGATGGATTTGGGTCTACTATGGTCTGTAATAACTACTATGGTTTGTAACTTTATTTTGTTTCAGAGATATTCAGTCAGTTGAACTACCATGGTTTGTAATAACTACTATGCAGTCTGTTCATTCAGACAAAGATTCCTTTGTTGAATCAGTCAGTACATTTCAATGGGTGTATCTTCTGTCAGTGAATTCAGTCAGTACATTTCATTGAGAGTAGCATAAATTCATTAAGAGTAGCATAAATACATAGATAGATTGGTTTAGAGTAGCATCAAACACCActtattacatagaatagatcttacATAGTACACCAACATAGAAAGATAGATAGATAGGTATATAGATGGATGAGATGAGATTGACATATCAGTCATATTGCTCGAAGAAACGGACCCACTTGGCCCTAGTTACTGGATGAGGAGCCATGACTGCCCTCATCCTTGCCCACCTAATGATCTCCATGAACGACCTTCCCCTGCCACCAGTGAAAACCAGCTCCAGTTCTTCGTCATTGCACTTCTCCAGTACCTTGTCGGAGAGTCGGCGGTTGAACTCCTCTTGcctgcacctcctcctcctctgtccgCCTCTAGTGCCCTCTGCCTGCGCCTCCTCCTCTGTGCTGCTGTTGTCCTAACATCCacagcctccccctcctcctctgtgacATCTCCCATGTCAGGATCCATCTGTAGGGTTTCTTTTGGGTGGTGGCTGGTGGAGTGACTGCGAAAAGGTGGGGGTGGGGAGGGGTTTATATTGACAGATGGATGGGGTTGGGTTTAGTAGGCCTAGGGTTGCATTTGGTCAGAGAATAGTGGGCCACTAAGCCCAATTACCCATAGAAATAATATATGTAGGCTAACAAATAACATCTAAAAGATAGAAGATCAAGTTGAACACTTAATAGCATacaagatgttggaaatatgccctagaggcaataataaaagtattattattatatttatttgttcatgataatagtcttttattcatgctataattgtattatccggaaatcgtaatacacgtgtgaatacatagaccacaatatgtccctagtgagcctctagttgactagctcgttgtgatcaacagatagtcatggtttcctggctatggacattggatgtcgttgataacgggatcacatcattaggagaatgatgtgatggacaaggcccaatcctaagcatagcacaaaggtcggttagttcgtttgctagagctttttccaatgtcaagtatctcttccttcgaccatgagatcgtgtaactcccggataccgtaggagtgctttgggtgtatcaaacgtcacaacgtaactgggtgattataaaggtacactacaggtatctccgaaagtgtctgttgggttgacacggatcgagactgggatttgtcgctccgtgttacggagaggtatcactgggcccactcggtagtgcatcatcataatgagctcaaggtgaccaaggtgttggccacgggatcatgcattacggtacgagtaaagtgacttgccggtaacgagactgaacaaggtatcgggataccgacgatcgggtctcgggcaagtaacgtaccgattgacaaagggaattgtatacggggtttgatcgaatcctcgacatcgtggttcatccgatgacatcatcgaggagcatgtgggagccaacatgggtatccagatcccgctgttggttattgaccggagagtctcggtcatgtctgcatgtctcccgaacccgtagggtctacacacttaaggttcggtgatgctagggttatcaggaagacaagtatgtgatcaccgaatgttctttggagtcccggatgagatcccggacgtcacgaggagttccggaatggtccagaggtaaagttttatatatgggaagttgttaaacggacaccggaaagtttcggggtcataccggtattgtaccgggaccaccggagaggttccgggggtccaccgggagggaccacccctcccggggggccacttgggctgcgtagggatagcaaccagcccctagtgggcttggcgccccccccccttgggcccatgcgcctagggttggggggaaaccctaaagggggcgcaccccccttgcttggggggcaagccccccaccctttggccgccgcccccctctagggtttcccctagagggccggcccccttgcccctctcctcctatatataaaggggtgaggggagggctgctgaacacaagccaaggtgcagcccctcccctccccaacacctctcctcctccgtacgtgcttggcgaagccctgtcggagtactgctgcaccaactacaccacgccgtcgtgctgccgttggagctgccttcctcatcctctccttcctccttgctggatcaagacggaggagacgtccatcgtcccgtacgtgtgttgaacgcggaggtgttgtccattcagcacttggtcatcggtgatccgaatcacgtcgagtacgactccatcatcaccatccccttgaacgcttccgcactcgatctacaagtggtatgtagatgcaaactcttccccttgactcgttgcttagatgaactcatagatggatcttggtgaaaccgtaggaaattttttaatttttctgcaacgttccccaacagtggcatcatgagctaggtctatgcgtagttctctttgcacgagtagaacacaattttgttgtgggcgtggatcttgtcaacttacttgccactactagtcttttcttgcttcaacggcattgtgggatgaagcggtccggaccaaccttacacgtacgcttacgtgagaccggttccaccgattgacatgcactagttgcataaggtggctggcgggtgtctgtctctcccactttagttggagcggattcgatgaaaagggtccttatgaagggtaaatagaagttgacaaaatcacgctgtggttattcgtaggtaagaaaacgttcttgctagaacccaattgcagccacgtaaaagatgcaacaacaattagaggacgtctaacttgtttttgcagcgattgatcatgtgatgtgatatggccagaagttgtgatgaatgatgaattgtgatgtatgagatcatgttctttgtaataggattcacgacttgcatgtcgatgagtatgacaaccggcaggagccataggagttgtctttatttttgtatgacctgcgtgtcattgaagaacgccatgtaacttactttactttattgctaaatgcgttagtcatagaagtagaagtagtcgttggcgtgacaacttcatgaagacacgatgatggagatcatggtgtcatgccggtgacaagatgatcatggagccccgaagatgaagatcaaaggagctatatgatattggccatatcatgtcactactttatataattgcatgtgatgtttattatgttttatgcatcttgtttacttaggacgacggtagtaaataagatgatcccttacaacaatttcaagaagtgttctcccctaactgtgcaccgttgctaaagttcgtcgcttctaagcaccacgtgatgatcgggtgtgatggattcttacgttcacatacaacgggtgtaagacagttttacacagcaaaacacttagggttaacttgacgagcctagcatgtacagacatggcctcggaacacggagaccgaaaggtcgaacacgagtcgtatggaagatacgatcaacatgagaatgttcaccgatgatgactagtccgtctcacgtgatgatcggacacgggctagtcaactcggatcgtgtaacacttagatgactagagggatgtctaatctgagtgggagttcataatttgattagaacttaattatcatgaacttagtctaaaacctttgcaaatatgtcttgtagatcaaatggccaacgcacatgtcaacatgaacttcaacgcgttcctagagaaaaccaagctgaaagatgatggcagcaactatatggactgggtccggaacctgaggatcatcctcatagctgccaggaaacaatatgtcctagaaggaccgctaggtgacgctcccgtcccagagaaccaagaaattatgaatgcttggcagtctcgtgctgatgattactccctcgttcagtgtggcatgctttacagcttagaatcggggctccaaaagcgttttgagcatcacggagcatatgagatgttcgaggagctgaaactagttttccaagctcacgcccgggtcgagagatatgacatctccgacaagttctatagttgtaagatggaggaaaatagttctgtcagtgagcacatactcaagatgtctgggttgcacaaccgtatgacccggctgaatattaacctccctggtgaggcagtcattgacagaatccttcagtcgctcccaccaagctacaatagctttgtgatgaactacaatatgcaggggatggtaaagaccattcctgaagtattttctatgctaaagtcagcagaggttgaaatcaagaaagaacatcaagtgttgatggtcaataagaccactaagttcaagaagggcaagggtaagaagaacttcaagaaggacggcaaagaggttgccgcgcctggtaagccagttgccgggaagaagtcaaagaatggacccaagcctgagactgagtgcttttattacaaggggaagggtcactagaagcggaactgccccaaatacttagcggataagaaggccggcaacactaaaggtatattcgatatacatgtaattgatgtgtaccttaccagtgctcgtggtaactcctgggtatttgataccggtgccgttgctcatatttgtaactcacagcaggagctgcggaataagcggagactggcaaaggacgaggtgacgat from Triticum dicoccoides isolate Atlit2015 ecotype Zavitan chromosome 6A, WEW_v2.0, whole genome shotgun sequence encodes:
- the LOC119319268 gene encoding protein CANDIDATE G-PROTEIN COUPLED RECEPTOR 7-like: MRTSSMGTSVAVTLAFAVVLFLARATHAEIRTTLIVSDARPLILFEQFGFARGGKAALSIRRSAWNLRPGSRLNGVDPTLMGFVLISGAQFPKINNASQYAAADPGGGSFCVLTSGFAVPMIRLSDVPPGGATSILSIDDPDEYAVVFNNCQEGAEVTMDVRTEMYNVRGGVPDGLRDYLPVGLQPLPNIYTVVSVVYFVFLAVWVWTCLRKRAAAERIHVVMGALLLFKALKMACAAEDTWYVESTGTPHGWDVAFYVFGFFKGVLLFTVIVLIGTGWSFLKPYLQEREKNVLMIVIPLQVIENLVLVVIGETGPTGRDWVVWNHVFLLVDVICCCAVFFPIIWSIRGLREASKTDGKAARNLHKLTLFKRFYIVVVGYLYFTRIIVSAFLAVLNYKYQWGVNVAVEAASFAFYVFVFYNFHPVEKNPYLYVGDDEEESASGQLEMDERAF